From Scomber japonicus isolate fScoJap1 chromosome 22, fScoJap1.pri, whole genome shotgun sequence, one genomic window encodes:
- the LOC128383853 gene encoding alpha-2 adrenergic receptor, whose protein sequence is MDSFNASGMDAFTVIHLNSSWSLDSGYSLAAIASIAALVSFLILFTVVGNILVVIAVLTSRALKAPQNLFLVSLATADILVATLVMPFSLANELMGYWYFGKVWCGIYLALDVLFCTSSIVHLCAISLDRYWSVTQAVEYNLKRTPKRVKCIIVIVWLISAFISSPPLISIDSNSDISSQPQCELNDDTWYILSSSIASFFAPCLIMILVYIRIYQVAKTRTRSMSGKNPRPDGVTQTENGLSKVTSHFHGEKENGHCQCPPTPSHHTVTIGLQTEDPDIEESSSSEGKGHKQQCHDTHRAKRASQKKSAHSKQSTRISRVSNKSMDLFTSRKKRRRSSMARKKVSQAREKRFTFVLAVVMGVFVVCWFPFFFSYSLYGVCRDSCKIPDPLFKFFFWIGYCNSSLNPAIYTIFNRDFRRAFQKILCKSWKKSF, encoded by the coding sequence ATGGATTCGTTTAACGCCAGTGGAATGGACGCGTTCACGGTGATCCATCTCAATTCCTCCTGGAGCCTGGATAGTGGATATTCTTTAGCAGCAATAGCCAGCATTGCTGCTCTTGTAAGTTTTCTCATTCTCTTTACGGTTGTTGGAAATATTCTGGTGGTTATAGCCGTGTTAACGAGCAGGGCGCTGAAAGCCCCCCAAAACCTTTTTCTGGTGTCCCTGGCCACCGCGGACATCCTTGTCGCCACTTTAGTGATGCCATTTTCCCTGGCGAATGAACTCATGGGCTACTGGTATTTTGGAAAAGTTTGGTGCGGTATTTATCTGGCTTTGGATGTTTTGTTCTGCACTTCGTCTATTGTGCATCTGTGCGCAATAAGCTTGGACCGGTACTGGTCCGTTACGCAAGCTGTAGAGTACAATCTGAAACGGACTCCCAAACGTGTCAAGTGCATCATCGTAATTGTGTGGCTTATATCTGCTTTCATCTCATCTCCGCCGCTCATATCTATCGACAGCAACAGTGATATCAGCTCTCAGCCTCAGTGCGAGCTGAATGATGACACTTGGTACATCCTCTCCTCCAGCATCGCCTCCTTCTTCGCCCCGTGCTTAATCATGATCCTGGTGTACATCAGAATATACCAGGTGGCCAAAACCAGAACCAGAAGCATGTCGGGAAAGAATCCAAGGCCAGATGGTGTTACACAAACTGAGAATGGACTGAGCAAAGTCACCTCTCATTTCCATGGGGAGAAGGAGAATGGTCACTGTCAGTGCCCTCCTACGCCCAGCCATCACACCGTCACCATTGGGCTACAGACTGAGGACCCTGATATAGAGGAGAGCTCCTCTTCAGAGGGCAAAGGTCACAAACAGCAGTGCCATGACACCCATAGAGCAAAGAGAGCCAGCCAAAAGAAAAGCGCCCACTCCAAACAGTCCACTCGCATCTCCAGAGTCAGTAACAAATCCATGGATCTCTTCACCTCCAGGAAGAAACGTCGCCGGAGCTCGATGGCCAGGAAAAAGGTCTCACAGGCCAGGGAGAAGAGGTTTACATTCGTCCTGGCTGTGGTCATGGGGGTGTTTGTTGTGTGCtggtttccatttttctttagCTACAGCCTGTACGGTGTGTGCAGGGACTCCTGTAAGATCCCCGACCCCCTCTTTAAATTCTTCTTCTGGATTGGCTACTGTAACAGCTCCCTCAACCCTGCCATTTACACTATCTTCAACCGGGATTTCAGACGAGCCTTCCAGAAGATCCTCTGCAAGTCGTGGAAAAAATCCTTTTAG